TAACCCTTGTCGGGTCCCTCGACGAACCAGGCCTTGCCCTCGGCCTCTTTCCATTCCTTGTCTTCCGCGGAATAGCCGCGGTTCAATACCCGCACACCGCCGTCCTCACGCCGACTGTATTCGGCCGAGATCCGGCTCAGGCCGCGTTCGAAGCGATGGTCGAGCCGGGCGATTTCGTACCAGGTGCCGAGGTAGCGGTCGAGTTTGAAGTTTTCGACGGGCTTGATGCCTTCGGGGAGGCCGACGCAGCCCGTCAGGAGAAAGGCCAAGACTATGAATAATTTTTTCATCGCTGAATAAACCTGTTTTGGGATCGGCCTGTCGGCCGATGATTGTTGAGCCTGTTGCTGCCCGGGGTGCAACGAAATTCGTTGCACCCGTTCGGCGGCGCAAACACACGTTAAGTGTGTTTGCGAAGACTCCGCCTCACCCCGCTTTCGCGGGAATGACGACAAAAAAACAAATCCCTTATTTCGGTTTCCGCCTGTTTGCGCCGTTCATTTGCCGAAGAATTCCCGGAGCTCGGGCAGCATCTGCTCCGCGGCGCGCTGGCCTTCGGTAATCGCGGGCGCGGCGCGATGGTAATCCATGCTGGCGATGTCGGACAGGCGCGGCCGGATCAGGATGTCCGCGGGCTCGCCGGCGAGGCGGCTGCGGGTGATGCGCACCTGCATGATGTTGAGACTGGTGCTCAGCACATCCAGCATCGAAGGCATTTCGACCGGGTTTTTCGGCCCGTTTCTCATGAAATCCGGCGTCATCTTGGCCATGATCGATGCGAACGCGCCGGGCGTGGTTTCGGGTGCCGGCGTAGCGGACTCCACCGGCGCGTGAAATTGCTTTCCCATCAGGTCCGAATTCACGTCCACCGCAATGACGATATCCGCGCCCATCG
The DNA window shown above is from Sulfuricaulis limicola and carries:
- a CDS encoding lipocalin family protein, with protein sequence MKKLFIVLAFLLTGCVGLPEGIKPVENFKLDRYLGTWYEIARLDHRFERGLSRISAEYSRREDGGVRVLNRGYSAEDKEWKEAEGKAWFVEGPDKGYLKVSFFWLFYGSYVVFDLDHEHYQYALVSGPDKSYLWILSRTPEMKPDIKDKLIAKANALGFDTSKLIFVDH